The following coding sequences are from one Mus pahari chromosome X, PAHARI_EIJ_v1.1, whole genome shotgun sequence window:
- the LOC110313920 gene encoding nuclear RNA export factor 2-like yields MSSNEKKQGPFRCTGTTNAWQSPMGRKKDKVSSLSCAGKRTDHSEHTGHTILPLKARSDGGNLEIRAVLWNPSVRHAPYAGQPRSREEEHMEDQIHVTVLRDDKPEQREAGQSTEDGALGSWFKVTVPCGRKYDKTQLMNSIQSLCSVPFTPVDFHFDKHRIQFFVPDPSIASALKDVSYKIYNEDFHKIPIFVNPSVAPYSVQNRFTKEEMEQLKLTMRKRYDVFQHALCLKKLRFDPDLMKHNIDMILNRRSCMAATLQIIQEDFPRLLSLNLSSNKLFQLDSLFDVVKKAPHLKILNLSKNMLKTVWELEKMKGLKLQQLWLEGNPLCSTFQDRSSYVSAVLECFPELSYLDGRKLLLPTVMNNEERQLMKPCKDIFKGSEVIKNQVQKFLREYYLMYDSEERQGLLNIYHDQACFSLTIPFNPSDPDLNSMCEYFKDENDMKSFKEFRIQRQLLKYTKQDIVECLRGFPQTLHAFSSFQVNICFQMETMLCFSVCGLFKEEGTSKECVRAFMRIFIAVLGRSSNMCIVNDQLFVRNPSSEEIHSAFVIPSPTSYSNFKLVLSQEQQRMVQAFSTQSGMKLEWSQKCLEDNKWDYTRAAKVFTMLQTKCKIPKEFFKQ; encoded by the exons atgaGCTCTAATGAAAAGAAGCAGGGGCCCTTCAGATGCACAG GAACAACTAATGCCTGGCAAAGTCCCATGG gaagaaagaaagacaaggttTCTTCCCTGAGCTGTGCTGGCAAGAGGACCGATCATTCTGAGCATACTGGGCACACGATTCTGCCTTTAAAAGCCCGGAGTGATGGTGGAAATCTGGAGATAAGAGCTGTTCTCTGGAACCCATCAGTAAGACA TGCACCTTATGCTGGGCAACCTAGGAGTAGGGAGGAAGAGCATATGGAGGACCAAATCCATGTCACAGTGTTGAGAGATGACAAACCTGAACAGAGAGAAGCAGGGCAGTCCACCGAAGATGGAGCACTGGGGAGCTGGTTCAAGGTCACG GTTCCATGTGGGAGGAAGTATGACAAGACGCAGCTAATGAATTCAATCCAGAGCCTTTGCAGCGTGCCCTTCACACCCGTGGAT TTCCATTTCGACAAACACCGGATCCAGTTCTTTGTCCCGGACCCTAGCATTGCCTCTGCCTTGAAGGATGTCAGCTATAAGATATATAACGAGGACTTTCATAAG ATACCTATTTTTGTCAATCCCTCGGTTGCACCCTACTCTGTGCAGAATAGgttcacaaaagaagaaatggagcagCTGAAG CTGACCATGAGGAAAAGATACGATGTTTTCCAGCATGCTCTCTGCCTCAAAAAGCTCCGCTTTGATCCAG ACTTGATGAAACACAACATAGACATGATCCTGAACCGCCGAAGCTGCATGGCTGCCACCCTTCAGATCATCCAAGAGGATTTTCCTAGG ctgttgtccttgaacttgagcAGCAACAAACTGTTCCAATTAGATAGCCTGTTTGATGTGGTAAAGAAGGCACCACACCTCAAGATCCTGAACCTCTCCAAAAACATG CTGAAAACAGTATGGGAGTTGGAGAAGATGAAAGGGCTGAAGCTGCAACAGCTGTGGCTAGAAGGGAACCCGTTGTGCAGCACCTTCCAAGACAGATCTTCCTATGTAAG tgcaGTCCTGGAATGTTTTCCGGAATTGTCATACCTG gaTGGCAGGAAGTTATTACTACCAACTGTAATGAACAATGAAGAACGCCAGTTAATGAAGCCCTGCAAG GACATCTTTAAGGGTTCAGAGGTGATAAAGAATCAAGTACAGAAATTCCTGCGAGA GTATTACTTGATGTACGACTCTGAAGAGCGACAGGGTCTCCTGAACATTTACCATGACCAGGCCTGCTTCTCCCTGACCATTCCCTTCAACCCCAGTGATCCAGATCT GAATAGCATGTGTGAGTACTTCAAGGATGAAAATGATATGAAGAGTTTCAAGGAGTTCC GCATTCAGAGGCAGCTACTGAAGTACACAAAACAGGACATTGTGGAGTGTCTGAGGGGATTTCCCCAAACTCTACATGCCTTCAGCTCTTTCCAAGTGAACATCTGTTTCCAGATG GAAACGATGCTCTGCTTCTCTGTTTGTGGGTTGTTCAAGGAAG AGGGTACCTCCAAGGAATGTGTTCGTGCCTTCATGAGGATCTTCATTGCTGTCCTTGGCAGGAGTTCAAA CATGTGTATTGTGAATGACCAGCTTTTTGTGAGGAATCCAAGCTCTGAAGAGATCCATAGTGCCTTTGTCATACCCTCACCCACATCATACTCCAACTTCAAGCTTGTCCTTTCTCAAGAGCAGCAAAGAATGGTGCAGGCTTTCTCCACCCAGTCGGGGATGAAACTTGAATGGTCTCAGAA gtGCCTTGAGGACAATAAGTGGGACTATACCAGAGCTGCTAAAGTCTTCACTATGCTCCAG ACCAAGTGCAAGATCCCAAAGGAATTCTTCAAACAATGA